The stretch of DNA CActcccggcggcggctctgTCCTGCCTGCGTCCATGAATCTGCCGAGAAAATTAGAAAGGATCCAATTCCAATCCAACAGAGACTTGGGCTCTGTCGTCGAAGGTCCAAGGTCGAACCAGTAACCACGACGAGTGATTTTTCTGCGAGTTGAACGCGTTCAGAACGGTGTCGCGGCGGGGCACCGCAGCCACTACCGCAGGTAGGGCACTGACCGAGCCAGCCGGGATGGAGCCACCGAGACGGCGCTGCGCGCCGTGTGGACTTGGGAGACGAGTCAACGCGGCAACGAGTAGCTCacagcgcgcgcggcgcggcgcggcgcggaggcggagccgcTCGGCTCGGACCGAACGAACCCGCCATCTCCTGCCGAGCCCATCCGTTCCACACCAACTAAACCTCTTCGAATTACCTGTAGCTTTCCGCCCTGGCGGGCGGTGGCCCTGCGACCGGGGGAGATCGCGAGAAATTCCTCGCTCCCGCCAACCGTTTTAATACCCTCCCGACCCGCCCGCCCCCCGGCGCGCCATTGGCACCCGGCTGTCGCTCGGCTCAGCTGCTCGATCGCGTGGTCGACTGGTCGTCGAACGCCCGTCGGTGAGGAATGGGCAACCTGGTCTCGTCCGTggccggggccgcggcggcgagcggcgggaaGGTGGTGATGGCGGACGGGAGCGTGCGGGCGCTCAGCGAGCCCGTGTCCGTGGCCGAGCTCATGATGGACCACCCGCGCCACTTCGTCGTCGACGCGCGCGTGCTCAAGGAGCAGGAgcggcgggagcagcagcagcagcaccagagCGGCGGGGCTAAGgtcgcgccgctgccggccgacCACGTGCTGGGCGCCGGCGGGGTGTACGTCCTGCTGCCGGCCACGCGGGGGAAGGTGTCGGccgaggaggcgcggcgcgcgctGTCGGCGGCCAGGTCCCTGGCGCGGTCCCGGTCGATGCCCGGTCTGAGGCGGAAGCTGTCGTCCAAGAAGGGCCGCGAGGAGGCTGCCTCCGACGTGTCATCAACGCAGCGCGAGGCGACCACGGAgcccgcggaggaggaggaggaggaggaggaggaggcggcgagacCAGACGGGTTCGAGGGGCACCGGCCGGAGTTCCTGAGCCGGGAGCTGTCGAGCAAGGGGTGGAAGCCGAGCCTGCGGACCATCGAGGAGCGCGTCGCGCCCAAGAAGACGCCCCATTGGCTGTTCTGATCACCTTCCTCTGATCCATGAGCCGATCGAGTAGGTGCTCTGATCATCTAATCGTCTCCATTTCCTCTCTTCTTCTCGTCCCCCCTCTCTCTGTCCCAGTGAATGCCTGTTGTGATCATGTTGTAGCCTGTCAAAATGCATGTACGATGGCATGACGTGACTCGCATGTGATGTGCTGAGACAAAACTTGCCGTGTAATTATAGGATTAGATCAGATGTTTGATCAGGGCTTTGTCACATAATGTTGAATGgcctccggatgttctcactgacattgtaattttcctttATCGCCCCTGCTATTCAAACTTCCTACGGTCAACTGTACGATCCTGAACGGAACTGAATGGGCTCAGACTTGTGCGGCGAGCAGGGAGATGTCAAGCTCACTTGCGCCCTAATTCAGCCTCGCACGTCAGTTGTTTCCGGAGCGCAGGTTTGCTTGCGCCTGAATGCAAGGCTGATGCAACCACCATGACTGTGCCAGCGATCAAGAACGGAGCAGCATGTATTCGGAAAGAGACAGACGCAGAATTTGGTGGTTCTGCGTTGTCCACAAAAAAATTTAAGTACATTCATGTGAAATCTAGGTTGATTCAGCGAAAGagagttcaaaaaaaattgaaccgAAGGGCAAGAGCACTACCATGTCATTTATAGAGAAAAGTATTCGAATTCCCACTTGAAATCTTCTAGAAGAAGACCTGCAACTGCTGAAGAATGAGTTCCGAAGGCACGCAGTCAAAAATTTCGTCTTTGATTTCGGTCGCCATTAGAACGCTGTGTGTCCACCCGTGCTCCTTCCTGGAGGCTTCGATTTTCGAAGGTGCGACGAACACGGCCAGGCCGGGCTAGCGCCTAGCAGGCCTCAACGGGCTCGAGATCCACTTTTTTTTCGATACGGACAGCAGCTCAGCTGCCCATCATAAAGGTGACGCGATCCCTCATGAAAAGCCGGCCCAGGCCCGCCGGTCAACACCAGCGCGTCTTCGCGTGTGCAGGAAACGCCCTGTTGGAACCCGCCTTCGCCACGTCATCGCCAAAAAGCAGCTCGTAGGCGTTGCCGGCAACATCAAAATCCTCCAACTTGTACATTCAGAAGAGTACAATTCAGCAACGCCGTCGGCTACGTTCTCAAACTGTCGGCCCGTTTTACGCGGCGGCGCGCCTCGTTCCGGCGCCGGAGCGAGGGACGTATCGTGTGCAAACTTGTGCTCGAACGCGAGCACCAAAGACCAGCAGTACGTGAACATTTGGCACACCTCCGCCCACATCCGGTGGTGATGCGTCCCGGTGCGTCGAACCAGGACGGGGCAgggatgcccccccccccccctctggcaCTCTGTGGGCCCGCGAGTCCCGACGCGGATGCCGCCAGCTTGCTGGCAGCCGTTTGCATCAGCGCTTACCTCACACTCGGGGTGCCAGATCACCGTGGGGTCCGTCTCCGTCCACTTCGTCAGGGCGGGCGGCCGTCGGCTCTCAAGCTCGCGCGAAACGGAGAGCAGAAAACCTGCTGCCGTCGTGTCCTCTGCCCCCGTGACAGAGCTTCATTTCTCCGGTCGTTTGCCGAATGCCTCGCGTTCGGAATTCAGATCGCACTTCGGGGATAGCGGGCTCGCAGCGCTACAGAGATGACACACTTTCTGTCTTGCAGTGTGCTCCCTCTGAAAGCATTGAATTAGAAAATGGTAATATTATAGAACTGATGTCCGGAAACTTAACAATATCGGATGCTCTGATAAATATGCTGTAATAGTAAATAGTTGAGCATTGATTTGCAACTATTATTTTCTGCATGGTTTATAGAAATGTTACATTCAACATAGTGTTCATGTTACGGCGGGAAAGAAATTTTCTATCCTAGAATTGGACCATATAGTAAATTTTACACATTATTCTATGTTGAGAACCGTAAAAGCTAATATTTTGCTAAGTAATTTGTAATGTTTCGTCCGAGCGTCCGGCGGAAAAGTTCTTATCGGACATTGGACACTTTTTTAAAAAGACTAGTGGAACTGCACGTGCCACAGGCACATAATAAATAAAATAGTTATATTATACAAAGACACATCAAACAAATCAACTCTTATTTTGTCTGAAATAACTTAAACATACAGTGATCTAAAATATGATATTTGTTTCTGGATGAAGGGAGTTGCAATGCACCGGACCAACAAATCCTACCACTGTAACTACGCTAACCTCAGCATCATAAGACTGTGCCATAGTATCCTCCAGACGGAGGAAAACAACTGATTTGATTCTGCTTTATGTAAAATGAACCAAGATGGTGTTCTTCTGTTCTAGAGATGTGTTGCGTTTCATGTTCTTTCATTTAGGCTATCCACAACGCCTTATATACATGAGCTCTAGTTTATCGAAAGAAAAGTATCCACGCTtcaatcaattgcttaattaaATATTAGCATAAGCAACACAAT from Panicum virgatum strain AP13 chromosome 9K, P.virgatum_v5, whole genome shotgun sequence encodes:
- the LOC120652633 gene encoding uncharacterized protein LOC120652633; this translates as MGNLVSSVAGAAAASGGKVVMADGSVRALSEPVSVAELMMDHPRHFVVDARVLKEQERREQQQQHQSGGAKVAPLPADHVLGAGGVYVLLPATRGKVSAEEARRALSAARSLARSRSMPGLRRKLSSKKGREEAASDVSSTQREATTEPAEEEEEEEEEAARPDGFEGHRPEFLSRELSSKGWKPSLRTIEERVAPKKTPHWLF